GAGCACAGCAGCTGGACTTGCCGTTGTTCCAGCATCAGGAATCGCAACACGAGGTGTCCAATAGTTGCCGTCAAAGATTCTGTACCAGACTTGGCCATCATTTCCGCTCCCTTTATGAAAACAATAGAGTTTGTTTTGATAAAGCACAACAGCTGGACCTGACGTTGTTCCAGCGTCAGGAATCGCAACACGAGGTGTCCAATAGTTGCCGTTAAAAATTCTGTACCAGACTTGGCCATCGTTTCCGCTCCCTTTATGAAAACAATAGAGTTTATCTTGATACAACACGGCAGCTGGACCTGACGTTGTTCCAGCGTCAGGAATCGCAACACGAGGTGTCCAATTGTTCCCGTCAAAGATTCTGTACCAGACTTGGCCATCGTTTCCACTACCCTTGTGGAAGCAAATAATTGTATTTTCCGAGACTATAGCGGATGGTCTCGATGTTGTTCCAGCATCAGGTATTGTCATATGAACTGTCCAGTTTGTTCCATCAAATTGTTTATAATAGACTAAGTCGTCTGAACTGCCTTTATAAAAACAATAGATAGTATCCCAATAGAATACAGGAGACGGTCCTGATGATATTACAGCGCCAGGAACAGCTAGAAGAGGCATTGGATAGTTCATAATATAACATAGTATGAAATAATATTGTTTCACTTGAACATAAGGGGGAGCTAATTCAAACGTGAGTATTTAATATTGTTTTAATCTTTGTTGTATATTCTTTGATCTCCtcttttaaaatattttacCCCTTTGTTAATAtatttcccctcctcttttaatatatttcACCCCCTCTTTTAATTTATTTCACCCCCTCCATTAATGTATTTCACCTCCTCTTTTGATATATTGATAAATAATGAGATAACTTAAATATAGCTCATAGGAAATTAGTAAAGCTATTACGTTAGAAATCGAGATAAGTAGAGAAGAGCGGAGAGTGATAGGCGTACCATATCTGCTACTTCACAGGTAGTACACAATTAGGTCATAACCAGTGACCGTGCTTATCTCTGTCCTTCTTCAAGTATCATAACATAGCTACTTCTTTTATTCGAGGTGGTTCCTGGCTAAGGGCTGCGAAGCTTTTAGACTGTGAGTAAGTGCACGGCAGGTATACCACTGCGGCGCGCGGTCCCCTTTCTTTAGGTCGATTGGCAGTATCTGATGTCAACCCACCGACCAAAAACCCTACTACGGGATATTCCTGTTGCGGTAGACTATATGTAAGGGTAGGCATGAAGCAAAAATACGGAGTGCAGAGTACCTTATGATAGTGTATCAAGATTTCAACCCCTCTTTCAATGTTTTTGACCCCTCTTTTAATACATGCACTTTTGGCTAATAGTGCAGCCTTGAACATTCCCACATTACAGGAGGCTTGGAGGATTATTGGTATGCTGTGTCATCGTGGCCCGTGTACATCCTTTACTATGGGCAAATTGATGATGAGCACGGCTGCCGAATTTCCGTTCCTTCAAGGCCGAGAATTCCTTGAGATATTCTTCGTTCGTAACGATAATATCGATGACGAGGAAACCGGCGATCTCTACGGGAATTTCAGGGTAGAAGATGGGCTTGGAACTGATGACCTATTTAACCTCTCCAGGAACGAGCACATCCCAATCGCGCAACAAGATTATGTGCCCATGACTGGCCCGTCTCTGCCTATATCAGGCGCTGATCAACTTTACCTCACATTAGATCTATGGGATCACGATAGTATATCCGCCGACGACCCCATCGTCCAAGGGACGATTAGATGGAATGCCTATAGTCATTTCAGCGagtacaagaagaaacatATTCAACTTGTTACCGGCAAATACGGCAGAGCAACGGTGAGCTATGCCGTTATGAGGGATGCTCTGGCCGCTACCATCGAGATCACATTAATTAACGGAGACAACGAAAACCCCACCGACATCTACGGGAGCATTACTACATGTAATGGCCTTGGCGAGAGTGAGCCATTTcagaaaacaaagaaaaccTCCATCAAAGTGAGACCGAAAGATCTTATTAAGCTTTCACGATGCGTTGTGGCCGTACCAACAGATGATAAACTGAAGGTCAAGGCCGATCTTTATGACCATGATCCAATTTCGTCTGATGAACATTTGATGGACGGGTATGGCACGTTTACACCCTTATGGAATCAATGTCACCAACAGACGATTACTGGACCACATGGCGAAGTGCAAATAAGGGTGACTTGGTCTTAATATCCCGGAATATTAATATAAGCAAAgagttttataatatttatcATATCAACTGTCAGATATAGAGTATATTAATGGTCATATATACCTATATAACGTCCTAATGTCTAATACTCAGTATAAGGTCAGGGTTCCTAAGGTAATAAGCCTAGACGTGACAGCCCGAGTTCCTCTATGTTAGTATAGGAGGAATTCTCAAGCGATAAACTGTTGTACGAGGTTTATGTTGGCGAATATGTCAGACTGGACTGACGGGCAAATTATATTTTGAGAAGTACGAACGGACTTTGGAGCAACTGTTAGTCCTGCGAGCCTCTCGCAAACTTGATACACTATCGCTTATTAACGTATAACAAGTAGATATTATCTACATTGATTCCAGCAGTATAAGATGTTTTGGTGTGAGATCTACTTCGTATGCCCTGTAAGCTGCTGCCATTCTTGTCCCCAAAACTCTTCTCCCTGTTCGAATGTTGGCCGCGTGTTTGGATCTAGGCTCATGCATCGAGAAACAAAACCCTTCCATACTTCTGGCCTACTCTCACTTCTTTCAGTCCACGCAACTTCCTTCGCCTCCAGCCGTCTCCTGTCGTAAGTCCACACATCCTCGCTCTGCTCAAAAATCACCCACAAACTGCGCCCTACGCTGTAGacctctgcagcctccaACGCTCTTCGGCATTCAAGCTGCCACAATTGGAATACATTCCGTCTTGGCCAAATCCCAAAATTATCACGTAGTGGGCCTATGAACTTTCGATAGACCATCCTTTCTTTCCCGGGTTTGTCTTCCACACCTCAGCTGGTTCGGCGTTTATGACGACCTCTACGTCCCATGAGCCATCCGCTTCCGGTGCAAGGGAGAAGGGAGACGCACCGCATTGCTCCCAGTTGATTATAATCACGTCATTCTCTTTATTCAGAAGCATGTTGTTTGGCTTCAAATCCATATGGTATTGCCCTGATGAATGCACAATCGCCATTGCTGATGAAATTTGACACGCCcattttgcctttgctgccaGATGGAGGGTTGAGTGATTCTCATTGCTTTGGCTAATTACCTCTTGCAATGATTGGCGCTCGAGGAACGGATACAATGTTCCGCACCCGTAGCGGTCTTTTTCTACAATGCCGTGATTTGCGGATTGAGGTGGCCCAGTGGTAACTAGTAAGGGCGGAGCACGCAAGATATTTGAATGACTGGGTAGAGAGAAGACGATCCCGAGTTCATGATAGAATGTATCTCGCTCGGATATATACACTGAATCGCCTTCCAGGAACAAGCGGAAGCTAAGTCCTTTATAGACGTGTGATATCCCATCCTTCTGATCTTTGAAACGAGTGACAGTCGTTCCTCCGCGCCCACCTAATCTATCGGAAAACTGAAGAGACTCAAGTGATATACAGTGCAGTTCGGTCGTATGAGCTTGTGGGATAAGAGCATCTTTGATGGAAGAAACAGGCAAAAGACTTGTGAGATACTCTCGAAAAACACTCTCGTGAGAGATCCTGAAAGTCGTTTCACCGTGATCATCTTGCTGGATGTGCACAATGATATCCGGAAGTCAGATTGAAAGGGTTTATGCGCAAAGAGGCCAAACGTGCGATATTAAATCGTATATTCTTTGGCGCATGGATTCTCGGCCCGAAAACGGTTTTTTCTCGTCATCGACTTCGATCTCGTGAAAGCAGGCTACTATgcggctgctggtgctgaacGGCTGGGAGATGTCGAGATTGAATCTAAAAACTAAAGAAAGATCGCCACAGTAGCTCTCTGCAGATACTGCAGTCTCATCTTCGTTCTCTGAGATGAGTGTCGTAGATATTTCCATTTTTTAAATGATAACGATGACGGACATCAATCTAAATGTTTAGATCTTTGCAAAAGATAAAGAAAGTCGAGGAAAGAGGAGCTTGGGCCGGTGCGTGCCTACCTCATTGTTGGACGGCCTTGTGGGCACGTGGTGTGCCGTGATGACACACAATTTGGGTAAAATAACGAATGTGTTAAGTCCGTTTATCGTGATGTGCGCGAAGAGTTTGTGCACAAAGGCTTTTGTGGTGATGAGCGTTATTGACGCCCGTGTGTTGTCCCTCGACAAGTCAGAACGCGGTTTGCAGGCTGCAGAGAACGAGACTCAGCTGAAATGCAGGCGAATCCTATCCTGGTCTCCCCAAACAAACCTACGGATCAGGTCCATAGCGGCTATTCCCTCCATACTCTTCATCAATCGACTTCATTTTTGCTTAGAATGGCCCCGCCGACCAATAGCGAGCTCAATGAAAGACGAGAAAAGAATTGCATCGCCATCTCTCACGAGAGAAAGTACTTCCGAGTTGGCAACACGTGGGTAAAGCGAGGCCTACGACCCCACGAATGGCAAAAGCAGAATGGCTTATGCACGTTCCTTTATTCAACAAGGAGAGTGTCCTTAATGAGGGCGCATGCCTTGTATTTCTTGCAGAAACCGGAATTCCGCTCCCAAAATTACTTGGCTGCTTCGAAGATGACGGCGCAGCATACCTGGTTACTGAATATGTGGAAGGAGTTGGAATGAATGATCTTGATACTGAGCGTCAAGCTGTTGTTACGAAAGAGCTACAATGCCACATACTCACACTCAAGAGGCTTACCTCTGATACCTGGGGTGGACCAGACAAGATGTACCTACCCAAGCACTTGGACAATTCCCTACGCTCTAGGCTAACTTACTGCCAGGTTCTTCCGCCATATCGTATTATGCGAAAATCCGACGGGCGACCATGGAGAATGCGTCAGCGGAAGCAGCAAGACCTGGTGTTTTGTCACAATGATCTCTCTATGAACAATGTCATTGTTGACCCAATCACGCTCAAGATCAGGGCTATCGTTGATTGGGAATATGTGGGTTTCTATCCACCTAAATTCGAATATCCATTCTACCGGAGGCTAGGTCCATCTGTCCCATTAGACGGTGAGGTGGACGATTTTGATTTGTTGACGGGGATGATCTCTGAAGACAGGGAATAGTCAACGCGCCTTTACCCCTTCAACATCTTATGCATCACGGTGGCCTCATTTGAGTATGTGTCGAAGCACTCATCCGTCTATACACGAAGGTAACTCTATAATTGAGtgaaaaaacaaagacacTGAATGTATTTGCTAAGGAATAGTACAAACAATTTTACCCGAACTTTTATTTTCCTCCATGTATTTGTGTGCCTCGACAATCTCTTCCCAGGATAGTATCTTGTCTACCATAGTCTTGAGTCTACCCGCCTCGAACTCTGGCATATAAGTTTCAAGCTTATCGCGCAGCTCGCCCTGGTAATCCTCATCGCGGCTTCGCAACGTAGAGCCTTCAATCCGGATACGCTTAAAAAGAATCTGTGAGATGTCTGCATCTGGAACCTTGCCGCCgctcagcagccacagcagaaCAATGCGACAGTCACGAGCCGCAACGTCGAGATTCTTTTGGAAATAGTCTGCGCCAACATAGTCAATAATAAAGTCAACTCCTTTTCCGCCAGTAGCCTTTTTTATTTCAGAAACCCAGTCCTGAGTCTTGTAATTGTATGCGGCAGTAGCGCCAAGATGAGATGTCACAAACTCGCATTTCTCATCACTACCTGCGGTAGCATAAATTGCAGATGCGCCAGCCAACCGCGACAATTGTATACCTGCAACTGATACACCGGAGGCCCCGGCATGCCAGAGAATGGACTTGCCACTAGTGAATCCAAGTACTTTATGTAGAGACTGCGTGGCTGTGATCCAAGTCTCAGGaatcgccgccgcctcctcccagcTTACAGCATGCGGCTTGTGAATGAGCATCTTGGAACTGACTGCAATATACTCGGCATAAGCTCCACCGTAAGCTAGCCCGAGCACTTCGTCTCCTTCTTTAAAAGTACTGTGATTTCCAGGGCCAAATGTTTCGATGATGCCACTAAATTCGACGCCGAGTGTTTTTGGCGCCTGAGGAGGAACAGGATATTCGCCGTTGCGCTGAATAATGTCCATGCGATTGATGCCAAATGCTTTGACCTTAACGAGAGCCTGGCCTTTGCCGGGGGTAGGCTTGGGTGTATGAtcattgatgaagagagcaTCACGTTCGCCCGTGCCACCTCGGATATCTGTTTGCGTCAGCTAGACTTCGACCAGAATGAGAATAAATAGCAACCCATACCAACGGCTTTCATCAGAGACATATTGGCTTTATATTATGTTTTAGACTGTATTTTCATCTTGTGAAAAGTTGAAGTCCTCGCCCTCAATAAATATGGTTTTCTAAGGCTCTTTAGTGCTTTGGGTAGTGATGCTATGATGACGACGTCCCTAGCTTCGGAGGATTTGGGAGTTAAGGGCGGGGGAAAGGCAACGAATCAATACATGCTTTTCCTCAGCTTCTGCTGTGTGTTTATCTCTTGAATGGCCATTTGCTCATTTATGTTGTACTCATGCGGGGAAATGAATTGCCCAATTTGTATGCGCAGTAGACGCCTTGAGAGCCAGGGCAGAGTATAAAAGGATGCTGTGTAGCCTCCAAAGCTGACAACATAATTACCACAACTTTATCTTGTAATATCACTAATTGCCCTGATCTAAAAATCTCTTTATCAAATATGGCCTCTAAGCCCAAGATTCTCTTCGTTCTCTCCTCCCATTCGGCAGGATGGTATCTTGTGCGTAAATCCCCTCTCTCCCCGGAAACGCACTATGCGCCCTCATAAACCAGACAGTAACAGTCAATTAATTCGAGCTTCAGCCTGAGTTTGCGCATCCGTACCAAGTTCTTGCACCACATGTCGAGGTGTTTGTAACCTCGCCTACGGGCACATCGATGGTTGATCCTATTTCAGTAAAGCTCTTCAAGGATGATGCATACTGCCAAGAGTTTTACAACACAAAGCAAGATCTCTGGACAACTACCGAGAAGCTTTCCTCGTACTTAGGACGCGCAAAAGACTTTGATGTTATTTTTGTCGTCGGAGGATTTGGACGTACGTACTGGAGATTCTTATGACATTTTGACCGCACATAATTTCTACTGCACCACCATGAAAGTAAAAGGGCGGTATATAAGTGCTAATACTATTAACACAGCCATGTACGATCTGGCCACGGATGCTACCTCTATTCAACTACTACGCGAATTCCATGATGCTGGCCGCATTATTGTCGCTCTCTGCCATGGCTCGGCTGCTTTGGTCCATGTCAAGCTGGCCGATGGAACACCAATCCTCGCTGGTCATCAGGTAACTGGCTTCAGCAATCTCGAGGAGGAACAGGCAACCGCCAATGAAATAGTCCCTCCAGGTATGCCTTTCAGTCTCGAAGATGCCCTTAACAAGGCTAGCGGCGACAAATATGAAAAGTCGGGTGAGGCTTGGAGTCCACACGTCATTGTTGACCCATCTCGAAAATTGCTGTTTGGACAGAATCCTGCTAGTGCTCATCCTTTGGGAGAAAAGCTACTGGAAGTCTTGACTCACTAGGGGCTAGGCAGCAGATAGATTATTTTCGTATGGGCTCGCTTGCTTATCACGAGGGCCATGACATTGATGCTAAAAGTCTAACGATCAATTTACAACAATCACTTATTGTCCGCTTATATATTCATCTGAACGTTTCAATTACCTTTTCTTAACCAAGTGTAGATGTTCTCTTCCCCGAATATGCTGCTCACGCAGCGATTCACCGTCAATTCGTTTTTCGTTGTAGATACACCCTGAAGAGTCTAAAAGCTACAgttcctctcttccttgctATCGGCAAGGCAAATACAAAGATGAGAACGATTCATCTTGAAACACGTAGCTAATATGTATATGATCCTCTTTTTGAAGATGTATATGCAGTCACACATTCAAATTCGCTATCGTGTGTCCGAATTCGTTCCACCCAGATGACTCCACCAGCAATCCGTCTCTCTGGCCCCGGGCGTAAACACTCCGGTCTTGGCCTTTCCTAGATTCATTATCATGCAGCTAGTATATTCCTCCTTACAAAATAGTTAAAGTGTCATATTTTTCGCCCAATAGTAGCCGTTGAGGTATTTTACTTCATGTTATTGCTGGCACCAGTAAAGATAGCAAGAGGCTTGGCTAAGCGAATACACTTTCTTCAGCTCGCCTCTTcggattctttttcttcttcttcttttttttttttttacgatTGCGGCTTCTGTTCATGGAGAATTTTAAGGCAAAGAGTAGTTCGATCTAAAAGACCACTCTGAATGTTTATGCGTGCGATACGGCGTACACAAGCTTAGACTGCTGAGAAATGAGAGTATTTAGGACTAGTGCTACACCGCCCACCTTCGGTTCAAGAGGTAACGTCATCTTTTTAGAAACAATCTACGTCTTGACGCAAGCTGGCTGGACAGTCGATTTTAAGAGTAGAAACCAAGtaaaattactatatttAATGTATCTCTTCCAGCATCAGTGAAATTTCAGGCTGTCACTTAACATGGATCTACTATCAGAAGAACGCTCTCGACTCCTCTTGAAACTATTATGAAAAGAGGAATGGTCCTAGCCGTGGGTACTCCTGCCTCGGCAACGCTGTCATTGGCAAAGGATGCACCCTATAGACGACCCAAGATTCTTTTGAGAGCAGTAGGtgctccatcatggcaaacCATGCCGATGGCGTTCCATTTACTGCAGAAAATCATTCGCGTCGTCTCTTGGGGCTTTGGTCTTCAAACAGAGATTATGTTATTTGCCCAAAAGCAGTTTTTCCCACGAAAGAGCTTCGGACAACGAGTTGCTGTCCTTCAAAGACCTCTTTTGACGTCTCTACAGCAACGCTCGAACTACGAACATTGTATtgtttggagatggatgaatgtTCTTTTCATGTATCGACCTTTTCGAGTTTCCGCTTACGTTAATACGGTCAAGGCTATTTCCTAGCCAAAGGCTTAACGCCGATGGCCCCTCCTATAAGCTGAAAATGTCTTGCAAGACAGTCACCATTCTATGAGAACGTGGTACATTCTCATATTCACTATGAACAATTGAGAAAAGCTCTTTTATATCGAAGTGGAAGACGGAGACCAATGTGATATTTGAGAACCTGCTAGAAATTATTTGCATGAATGTTTCCGTAAATTCCCCCATgcccttcatctcttcctAAGTGTTCGTATCTCAATGGCTAGAAtccttttgttttcttccgctttttctgacctttCATAAACAAAAGAGC
This genomic stretch from Trichoderma breve strain T069 chromosome 1, whole genome shotgun sequence harbors:
- a CDS encoding DJ-1/PfpI family domain-containing protein, whose amino-acid sequence is MASKPKILFVLSSHSAGWYLPEFAHPYQVLAPHVEVFVTSPTGTSMVDPISVKLFKDDAYCQEFYNTKQDLWTTTEKLSSYLGRAKDFDVIFVVGGFGPMYDLATDATSIQLLREFHDAGRIIVALCHGSAALVHVKLADGTPILAGHQVTGFSNLEEEQATANEIVPPGMPFSLEDALNKASGDKYEKSGEAWSPHVIVDPSRKLLFGQNPASAHPLGEKLLEVLTH
- a CDS encoding phosphotransferase enzyme family domain-containing protein, whose amino-acid sequence is MAPPTNSELNERREKNCIAISHERKYFRVGNTWVKRGLRPHEWQKQNETGIPLPKLLGCFEDDGAAYLVTEYVEGVGMNDLDTERQAVVTKELQCHILTLKRLTSDTWGGPDKMLTYCQVLPPYRIMRKSDGRPWRMRQRKQQDLVFCHNDLSMNNVIVDPITLKIRAIVDWEYVGFYPPKFEYPFYRRLGPSVPLDGEVDDFDLLTGMISEDRE
- a CDS encoding zinc-binding dehydrogenase domain-containing protein; the protein is MSLMKAVDIRGGTGERDALFINDHTPKPTPGKGQALVKVKAFGINRMDIIQRNGEYPVPPQAPKTLGVEFSGIIETFGPGNHSTFKEGDEVLGLAYGGAYAEYIAVSSKMLIHKPHAVSWEEAAAIPETWITATQSLHKVLGFTSGKSILWHAGASGVSVAGIQLSRLAGASAIYATAGSDEKCEFVTSHLGATAAYNYKTQDWVSEIKKATGGKGVDFIIDYVGADYFQKNLDVAARDCRIVLLWLLSGGKVPDADISQILFKRIRIEGSTLRSRDEDYQGELRDKLETYMPEFEAGRLKTMVDKILSWEEIVEAHKYMEENKSSGKIVCTIP